Proteins encoded within one genomic window of Alteribacter populi:
- a CDS encoding metallophosphoesterase family protein, with protein MKFLYFTDTHIRGSAPKNRLDAFTETLKEKIEEVIEEANNKDVDFILHGGDVFDRPDLSPNTVGQFAKQFRKAKAPIYTVAGNHDTYGHNPKTIDRTMLGLLDAFGLIHVIEPDEPVLVEGDNVKVQISAQPYHYDLDQRDIRLDYYPENQTGADKLIHLVHGMLVEKKLPEGIPYTLVDQMWNTTADVLLTGHFHGGFGLKEQEGKWIANPGAIARVNNHWSELIRMPKYIIGEITKEGTTLTEHQIRCAKKGEDVLDRTFLEKASQNEEKLHEFVQQVREHADFQTLNIGDIINEIASNRQVDEPVRGEALRRITIVQERWEGGDNETD; from the coding sequence ATGAAATTCCTTTATTTTACCGATACGCACATTAGAGGAAGTGCACCGAAAAACCGCTTGGATGCGTTTACTGAAACGCTTAAAGAAAAGATAGAAGAGGTAATAGAAGAAGCTAACAATAAAGATGTAGATTTTATTTTGCATGGTGGTGACGTTTTTGATCGTCCCGATCTCTCTCCGAATACCGTAGGGCAATTTGCGAAACAGTTTCGTAAAGCGAAAGCTCCTATTTATACGGTTGCTGGGAATCATGATACTTACGGTCACAATCCGAAGACGATTGACCGGACGATGCTTGGTTTGCTCGATGCGTTTGGACTCATTCACGTGATTGAACCTGATGAACCTGTTTTAGTTGAAGGCGACAACGTAAAGGTACAAATATCGGCACAGCCTTATCACTATGACCTTGATCAGCGCGATATACGATTAGACTATTATCCGGAAAACCAAACGGGAGCAGACAAACTAATCCACCTCGTTCACGGTATGTTAGTTGAAAAGAAGCTCCCTGAGGGAATCCCATATACGCTTGTTGACCAAATGTGGAATACAACGGCTGATGTGTTATTAACAGGCCATTTTCACGGAGGGTTTGGTTTAAAAGAGCAAGAAGGCAAGTGGATTGCGAATCCTGGAGCTATCGCTAGAGTGAATAACCATTGGTCTGAATTAATCAGAATGCCGAAATACATTATTGGAGAAATCACAAAGGAAGGCACCACGTTAACAGAACACCAGATCCGCTGTGCGAAAAAGGGAGAAGACGTGCTTGATCGTACATTTTTGGAAAAGGCTTCACAAAATGAAGAAAAACTTCACGAATTTGTTCAACAAGTTCGCGAACATGCCGATTTTCAAACGTTGAATATAGGAGACATCATTAACGAAATTGCTTCCAACCGACAAGTTGATGAACCTGTTCGAGGTGAAGCACTAAGGAGAATTACGATCGTACAGGAACGTTGGGAGGGAGGAGACAATGAAACGGATTGA
- a CDS encoding competence/damage-inducible protein A gives MNAEIIAVGSELLLGQITNTNGRFLSEKMTELGINVYYHTVVGDNPNRLAETVECAGKRSDLVILTGGLGPTKDDLTKETLASVLKTELVHDDETLGRIETFFQKQQKVMTSNNKKQALILKGAEVFQNDYGLACGMAIGDHPRFIMLPGPPKELYPMVENYVVPYLTGQSTERIQISSRVLRFFDIGESKLVDLIDDMIEYQGNPTVAPLASDGEVTLRLTAKGEQKTNEEKLDILEKEILTILGSYFYGYGKETLPVKAAKEIQRKKLTLASAESLTGGLFGEVMTAKPGASSFYTGGVICYDAKVKENLLHIKKDILDTHGTVSEVCAKMLAENVKPLMSADIGISFTGVAGPDSLDDKEPGLVYIGIATSQRTIIRKVMLAGNRSQIREKAAKYGCYYLIKELNEGTTKE, from the coding sequence ATGAATGCTGAAATTATAGCAGTTGGTTCTGAGCTTTTGCTTGGCCAAATTACGAACACGAACGGTCGGTTTCTTTCTGAAAAGATGACTGAACTTGGAATTAATGTGTATTATCATACGGTTGTAGGTGATAACCCTAACCGTTTAGCGGAAACAGTTGAATGCGCTGGAAAGAGATCAGATCTAGTTATTTTAACTGGTGGTCTCGGTCCGACAAAGGATGATTTGACAAAAGAGACTCTCGCTTCTGTCTTGAAAACTGAGCTTGTGCATGACGATGAAACGTTGGGTCGCATAGAAACTTTTTTTCAAAAGCAACAGAAAGTGATGACTTCAAATAATAAAAAGCAAGCCCTGATCCTTAAAGGGGCTGAGGTTTTCCAAAATGATTATGGTCTTGCGTGTGGTATGGCCATTGGTGATCATCCCCGTTTTATTATGCTTCCAGGGCCGCCTAAAGAGCTCTACCCGATGGTAGAAAACTATGTTGTTCCCTATTTAACGGGTCAATCAACTGAACGGATACAAATATCTTCCAGAGTACTCCGCTTTTTTGATATAGGAGAATCGAAACTCGTGGATTTGATTGATGACATGATTGAATATCAAGGAAATCCCACAGTGGCGCCTCTTGCTTCGGACGGAGAAGTTACGCTTAGGCTTACGGCAAAAGGTGAACAAAAAACGAATGAGGAAAAGCTAGATATTCTCGAAAAGGAAATTTTGACAATCCTTGGTTCTTATTTTTACGGGTATGGAAAAGAGACTTTGCCTGTTAAAGCAGCAAAGGAAATTCAACGAAAGAAATTAACATTGGCTAGTGCTGAAAGTCTTACAGGCGGACTCTTTGGGGAAGTAATGACTGCCAAACCAGGTGCATCTTCCTTTTATACTGGCGGTGTTATCTGTTATGATGCTAAAGTAAAAGAAAATTTGCTGCACATTAAAAAAGATATTCTCGATACTCACGGTACCGTCAGTGAAGTATGTGCTAAAATGCTTGCAGAGAATGTGAAGCCGCTTATGAGTGCTGACATTGGGATAAGCTTTACTGGTGTAGCTGGCCCTGACTCACTAGACGATAAAGAACCCGGACTTGTTTATATTGGTATTGCGACTTCTCAGAGAACGATTATTCGTAAAGTAATGTTAGCCGGGAATCGCTCTCAAATAAGAGAGAAAGCAGCAAAGTATGGCTGTTATTACCTGATAAAAGAATTGAATGAAGGAACAACGAAAGAGTAA
- a CDS encoding AAA family ATPase — MKRIERMRLENFQSHLDTTLEFDERLNVIVGPSDSGKTAVLRALRWILYNQPRGSDFLRVSADYVRVTALFNDGTKIVREKTASKNRYRLTRPNEEELVLEGFGVHVPEEILAAHQMYGLRLDSEHTLSLQVAEQLDGPFLLSNTSAMRAKSVGRISGAHFLDMAKRDTVKDVSRLRSYYKREEQEKETLEQDIARYRGLSDSKQHLDQTKRDLDQFQDAIDELNKLHKVKERLAMNKLEKHKAKGHLSRVENVDRWELSFVKMERTKNAVSQLNSINTRKQTMEGDRLKAQQWLNKLGTVEAAEQERTQAENTIERAGALTQLKNQYDELQKNAAKMTIHLEETAFIENKQVLTTEQISQRLLVLGKLKAIQDNREQLVTKQKKVRDNLSRVDSIVETDRAMRPLTDRLEQKRKLSDLHAQKQDIEMRKREGLVFLEKNKEKLDSLTSRYQDLLELNGDCPTCGQQIKEHALKEWLNHGRNIR, encoded by the coding sequence ATGAAACGGATTGAGCGTATGCGTCTGGAAAATTTCCAGTCTCATTTAGATACGACACTTGAGTTTGATGAGCGATTAAACGTTATTGTAGGACCGTCAGACAGTGGGAAAACAGCGGTATTGCGAGCGCTTAGGTGGATCCTTTATAACCAGCCAAGAGGCAGCGATTTTTTGCGTGTGTCGGCTGATTACGTAAGAGTAACAGCGTTATTTAATGACGGCACGAAAATTGTCCGTGAGAAAACAGCTTCTAAAAACCGTTACCGGCTAACACGTCCTAATGAGGAAGAACTCGTTTTAGAAGGTTTTGGTGTCCATGTTCCAGAAGAGATTCTTGCGGCTCATCAAATGTATGGCCTTCGTCTTGATTCGGAACATACTCTTTCATTACAAGTCGCTGAACAGTTAGACGGTCCTTTTTTATTATCGAATACAAGTGCGATGCGAGCCAAATCGGTAGGTCGGATTAGCGGAGCCCATTTTCTTGATATGGCAAAGCGGGATACAGTTAAAGATGTATCTCGGCTACGAAGCTATTATAAACGGGAAGAACAAGAAAAAGAGACGCTTGAACAGGATATTGCTCGTTACCGAGGACTGTCCGATTCGAAACAGCATTTAGATCAGACGAAACGAGACCTTGATCAGTTTCAAGACGCAATTGATGAGCTAAATAAGCTTCATAAAGTAAAAGAGCGCCTTGCTATGAATAAACTAGAAAAGCATAAAGCAAAGGGTCACTTATCCCGTGTTGAGAACGTAGACCGTTGGGAGTTGTCCTTTGTAAAAATGGAAAGAACAAAGAATGCTGTTTCACAATTGAATTCTATCAATACAAGGAAGCAAACGATGGAAGGAGACCGTTTGAAAGCGCAGCAGTGGCTAAATAAACTTGGCACAGTTGAAGCTGCAGAACAAGAACGGACCCAAGCAGAAAATACAATTGAACGGGCGGGAGCATTAACACAGCTGAAAAATCAATATGATGAATTGCAAAAGAATGCAGCAAAAATGACGATTCACCTCGAGGAGACAGCTTTTATTGAAAATAAGCAAGTCTTAACCACGGAACAAATCAGCCAACGCTTATTAGTACTTGGAAAACTAAAAGCTATTCAGGACAACAGAGAACAACTAGTAACGAAACAGAAAAAAGTAAGAGATAACTTAAGTCGGGTTGACTCGATCGTAGAAACAGATCGTGCGATGCGCCCATTAACAGATCGTCTTGAACAGAAACGAAAATTATCAGATTTACATGCTCAAAAACAAGACATTGAAATGAGGAAACGAGAAGGCTTAGTTTTTTTAGAAAAAAACAAAGAAAAGCTCGACTCCCTTACCTCAAGATATCAAGACTTGCTAGAATTGAACGGCGATTGTCCTACCTGCGGTCAGCAGATCAAAGAACACGCTCTAAAGGAATGGCTTAATCACGGGAGGAATATACGATGA
- the pgsA gene encoding CDP-diacylglycerol--glycerol-3-phosphate 3-phosphatidyltransferase yields MNVPNQITISRIFLIPIFMIFLLVPFSWGEWSLLGTVIPISHFFAAVIFIIAAATDWLDGYYARKYNLVTNMGKFLDPLADKLLITAAFVSLVELGLFPAWAAILILSREFAVTGLRLVAAADGDVIAASKWGKWKTVSQIVAASALMLHNVLFEALSIPFATLMIYVAVILTVFSGWDYFVKNKHVLTKST; encoded by the coding sequence GAATTTTTCTCATTCCTATTTTTATGATATTTTTACTTGTTCCATTCTCATGGGGTGAATGGAGTCTGCTTGGAACGGTCATCCCTATCTCTCATTTTTTTGCAGCTGTCATTTTTATCATTGCTGCTGCAACTGACTGGCTTGATGGCTACTATGCAAGAAAATACAACCTCGTTACGAATATGGGGAAATTTTTAGACCCTTTAGCAGACAAGTTGTTAATTACGGCTGCGTTTGTCTCCCTTGTCGAGCTTGGTTTGTTTCCCGCTTGGGCAGCCATTCTCATATTGAGCCGTGAATTTGCTGTTACGGGATTAAGGTTGGTCGCTGCAGCTGATGGAGACGTTATTGCTGCAAGTAAATGGGGAAAGTGGAAAACAGTGAGTCAAATTGTCGCTGCTTCTGCGCTTATGTTACATAATGTCTTGTTTGAAGCTTTATCAATTCCATTTGCTACATTGATGATTTACGTTGCTGTCATCTTAACTGTTTTCTCAGGATGGGATTATTTTGTTAAAAATAAGCATGTACTGACGAAATCAACGTAA
- the recA gene encoding recombinase RecA has product MSDRKQALDMALRQIEKQFGKGSIMKLGEQAEQRVSTISSGTLALDIALGVGGYPKGRVVEIYGPESSGKTTVALHAIAEIQREGGQAAFIDAEHALDPVYAQKLGVNIDELLLSQPDTGEQALEIAEALVRSGAVDMIVVDSVAALVPKAEIEGEMGDSHVGLQARLMSQALRKLSGSVNKSKTIAVFINQIREKVGVMFGNPETTPGGRALKFYSSVRLEVRRAEALKQGNDLVGNKTKIKIVKNKVAPPFRTAEVDIMYGEGISREGSILDIGSDLDIVQKSGAWYSFNDDRLGQGRENAKQFLKENNEITAEIEGRIREYHGLSEPKEVPPGEADFENEAEDVPLDLK; this is encoded by the coding sequence ATGTCAGATCGCAAACAAGCATTAGATATGGCTCTACGTCAAATTGAAAAACAATTTGGTAAAGGCTCGATTATGAAACTAGGAGAACAAGCTGAACAACGTGTATCTACGATCTCAAGCGGTACGTTAGCATTAGATATTGCATTAGGTGTAGGGGGCTACCCAAAAGGGCGCGTCGTCGAAATTTATGGTCCTGAATCTTCAGGTAAAACGACCGTAGCTCTGCATGCTATTGCCGAAATTCAACGTGAAGGTGGACAAGCTGCCTTTATTGACGCAGAACATGCGCTAGATCCTGTTTACGCTCAGAAGCTCGGTGTTAATATTGATGAACTGCTTCTTTCCCAACCAGATACAGGAGAGCAGGCTTTAGAAATTGCAGAAGCTCTCGTTCGCAGTGGTGCTGTTGATATGATAGTTGTCGACTCAGTAGCGGCACTCGTCCCAAAAGCAGAAATCGAAGGAGAAATGGGCGACAGTCACGTCGGTCTTCAAGCTCGCTTAATGTCTCAAGCTCTTCGTAAGCTTTCTGGATCTGTTAATAAATCAAAAACGATTGCGGTGTTTATTAACCAAATTCGTGAAAAAGTTGGCGTGATGTTCGGGAATCCTGAAACAACGCCGGGTGGCCGTGCTCTAAAATTCTATTCATCTGTACGTTTGGAAGTCCGCCGTGCTGAGGCGTTAAAACAAGGAAATGACTTGGTTGGTAATAAAACGAAAATTAAAATTGTTAAAAATAAAGTCGCGCCTCCATTTAGAACTGCAGAAGTCGATATTATGTATGGAGAAGGAATTTCCAGAGAAGGATCAATTTTAGATATCGGCTCAGATTTAGATATCGTGCAAAAGAGCGGTGCTTGGTACTCATTTAATGATGACCGATTAGGGCAAGGGCGTGAGAATGCGAAACAATTCCTAAAAGAGAACAATGAAATTACAGCGGAAATTGAAGGTCGTATTCGTGAGTATCATGGCCTTTCAGAACCAAAGGAAGTACCTCCTGGTGAAGCGGACTTTGAAAACGAAGCGGAAGACGTTCCCCTCGACCTTAAATAA
- a CDS encoding DEAD/DEAH box helicase — MKFEDFQISEPIRKAIKDMGFEAPSPIQEKVIPVILDGDDVIGQAQTGTGKTAAFGIPLLEKITEANHIQAIILTPTRELAIQVAGELQKLSKHKNVRTLPIYGGQSIGHQIKALKRGVQIVVGTPGRVLDHLNRKTLQLRNIHTFILDEADEMLDMGFIEDIEKVLKMVNRERQMMLFSATMPPPIRKLSNKYMKQPKQVTISKGEVTAPSISQVYYKVLEKNKLESLCRVIDSEHIDLGIIFCRTKKGVAELTEALQARGYMADGLHGDLTQSQRDLVMRKFRDSNIEFLIATDVAARGLDVENVSHVINYDIPQDPESYVHRIGRTGRAGREGFALTLVTPREMKHLRSIELEIKMSIPSQNLPSIEEVVEKQQEVWKKQIVDLMETHDETDLYESIVADLLSEYPAEKVVTSLLKLSFYGNDNLAEEAYDFGDTGAQKGMTRFFINVGRNVDLTPKKLVEEVADLAGIPGRTIGKIDIFENFTFIEVPEEAAPFVYEAIKYSRLNGARVNLEPAKPRPKRR, encoded by the coding sequence ATGAAATTTGAAGACTTCCAAATCTCGGAGCCGATAAGAAAAGCAATTAAAGATATGGGTTTTGAAGCTCCGTCACCGATACAAGAAAAAGTCATTCCTGTTATTTTAGATGGGGATGATGTCATCGGACAAGCACAAACGGGAACAGGGAAAACCGCGGCATTTGGAATTCCCCTTCTTGAAAAGATTACTGAAGCAAATCACATTCAAGCGATTATCCTTACCCCTACAAGAGAATTGGCGATTCAAGTGGCAGGAGAACTTCAGAAGCTGTCAAAACATAAGAACGTTCGAACGCTGCCGATATACGGAGGGCAATCCATAGGGCATCAAATCAAGGCGTTAAAACGAGGGGTTCAAATCGTAGTTGGTACACCAGGGCGCGTACTTGATCATTTGAACAGAAAGACGCTGCAACTAAGAAATATTCATACCTTTATCTTGGATGAAGCAGATGAAATGCTTGATATGGGCTTTATTGAAGATATTGAGAAAGTGCTCAAAATGGTGAACCGCGAGCGGCAAATGATGTTATTTTCTGCGACAATGCCACCGCCGATTCGCAAATTGTCAAATAAATATATGAAACAACCTAAGCAAGTAACGATTAGTAAAGGAGAAGTTACTGCGCCATCGATTTCTCAAGTTTACTATAAGGTTCTTGAAAAAAATAAACTCGAATCGTTATGTCGCGTGATTGATAGTGAGCATATAGACCTCGGCATTATTTTCTGCCGTACAAAAAAAGGTGTGGCAGAATTAACGGAAGCTCTTCAAGCCAGGGGATACATGGCTGATGGGTTGCATGGTGACCTTACTCAATCACAGCGGGATCTAGTGATGAGAAAGTTCCGTGATTCTAACATTGAGTTTCTCATTGCAACGGACGTAGCAGCACGAGGGTTGGATGTAGAAAATGTCTCCCACGTCATCAATTATGACATTCCACAGGATCCAGAAAGCTATGTTCACCGTATCGGAAGAACAGGGCGTGCAGGAAGGGAAGGATTTGCTTTAACACTCGTGACACCGAGGGAAATGAAGCACCTTCGCTCCATCGAATTGGAAATTAAAATGAGTATCCCTTCTCAAAACCTGCCTTCTATTGAGGAAGTAGTGGAAAAACAACAGGAAGTGTGGAAAAAACAAATTGTTGATTTGATGGAAACACATGATGAAACCGATCTATATGAATCCATTGTTGCGGATTTATTATCTGAATATCCAGCTGAAAAAGTGGTAACTTCGCTTCTGAAGCTTTCTTTTTATGGAAATGACAACCTTGCAGAGGAAGCCTATGACTTCGGGGATACGGGTGCACAAAAAGGCATGACTCGATTTTTTATTAACGTTGGCCGTAACGTAGACTTAACACCGAAAAAACTAGTAGAGGAAGTAGCAGACTTAGCTGGTATTCCAGGGAGGACGATCGGAAAAATTGATATTTTTGAGAACTTTACTTTCATTGAAGTTCCTGAAGAAGCCGCACCTTTCGTTTATGAAGCGATTAAATACTCTCGCTTAAATGGTGCTCGTGTCAATTTAGAGCCTGCAAAACCCCGTCCGAAAAGACGTTAA